The following is a genomic window from Spirosoma foliorum.
ACACAGCAGTGAACGTGGCTGAAGTGGTCGCTGCAGTCGCTAGCGTTTTACTCTGATCCCCGTCTGTGATAGTCAATATACCAACTGGTGGATTGGTAATCGTTACAATGGCCGTACTCGAGTAGGTATTCGTGGTCGTGTTACACACACCCGGAAGAACCGTAATTGCTGTTGAACACTGCGCACGAACGACTTGGCTTGAAAGGAATATACCGATTGCTAAGACGCTTAGAAGGCCTAACTTGAATGAATGGAGCACCTGCAAACGATGAGTAAGTAGCGTCTTACATGCAGATGGGTTAGAAATAAGCGTGAGCATATAGCAAATCGGTTGAGCACAGAACTTGATTTATTTGCAAGTCCGAAACTGCCATAGCAAACCATGTGCCATATATGGAGATATGATATTCTTGATAGGTTTTAATTTGCCATAAAGGTGGATTTTATGTTTACTTATATTGATATTTTATTGTATATTGTTGTATTAAAACAATAAATGGTAACATTTGTATTGAATCTCTTTTTGCTTTATTAGTTACGTTTAATGGTTTGGTCTGTTCTAAATTCGAATGTTCCAAAGCCTGTTTTTCTCTCTTCAGCTAAGGCTTTTATCGGATTTTCCATTGATTAGTTACCGATGCTTATAGCAAAAAAACACGGCCAATTATTTTGGTGTAATTCGAAGGAAATATTGTTTTTTGTGTTGATTAAGTAATGCTATTTCCTGAAATTAATTACACCAACTATTGCGTATAGTTGCTGATTATAAGGTAAATAAGGTTTTGCATTGATCGAGATGACTATTACTGTCTAGGTGTTCTGCTCTTGTAAGAAACCGTTTTTTTTAATCCGATTACAAGGTCTTATTAAGTCTATTTTCAGTTGCCAACTGTCGATAGGTTAGTCGAATAATCAATTAATATATGCAATAATGTTCATGTTTTATTTCTAATAGCAAGCTCGGTCTGTGATAGGCTAAAAATGGTCAAGACGGCCAGACTTAACTTCGTTGTTTAGTAGAGGAGCAAATTTTTTTTACAAAAGTCATTAAAAAGCAAAAAACGGAGCCCACTCCGGCTCCGAATTAACTTAAGTTGACGTTCTAAATCTGTTTTTTTAGGAAGAAGTCGCTCCCGAATATCCAGTTCTCGGAAGCTGATCGTCAACGTCTCGGGTTCTGTTGGGACACAACCTGTTGCTGTTGAGTCAGTGGATTTTCCAGAATTAGCAACCGTTCCCGAATTTGCCGAAGTGTTTTGAGACTGGCTTTATTACCAGCTCTGGCCGTAGTGAGCGCTATTTTTACACACTGGCGTAGGTTATTGGTACTCGCCCATTTAGAGATAGTAAACGCCGTATCGGGTAAACAGCGGCCCTGATAAAAACTGAGGAGGTCGTCAAGCTCGTTCATAGTATAAGTATACGTCTGATAGACTTGAGAGGTTTTTAAAAATTTCATTTATTTTCTAAACGGTATATTTCCGGAACCGTATAGGCCACTAAACGTTACGAACTAGTAACAAATGTCATCTACTAAGTCTGTTACTCTGCCTCCAATCTCGCCCGTCGATCTTAGGCAGGTCGTAGAAACAAAAACGCTGATCCTATTAGAATCAGCGTTTGTAGTTGTTCACCCTCCCTAAGAGTGAAGTATATACTATTGACCGTAGTGGTCAGGCTTTTAACATTTACAGGTTTAAATTGACTTGATACTCTTTAGACACAGATACGCCTAAAAGGTAACAGAACTATGAAATTTTATTCTACAAATAATAACAGTTTATTTCCTGCGTACATCCATTGCCCGGCCTCCTTGTTTGGGTAACAAACAATAAACTATGAATGCCGCCCTTTTGATTTGTAGTTTTTTCTCTTTGTGCAAAGGCGTTTACTGATTGATTGTACTAGTTAAGGAGAAACGCCCGTTCCTGTACAGCCCCAAAATGGCTATGTCACAATTCATCGAACCTAGAAAAAAGGCGATCGGATTGATTTGAATCTGCCCATTCAACCCCGAGTCGTCTTCCCAAACGATTCGATCCAAACAATTAAGGGTAAAATAGCCATTGCATCCGGTCCAATTGTTTACAGCCTGGAAGGCATTAGCAATCCAGAGCTGGATGCCTATCAGTTCAGGGCGAATCCACAATTGAAACTGATTTATAAACCGGAGTTACTGAACGGAGTCAATGTAGTTACGGGCCAGGCACTTGATAAATCCTCGAAAGAGGTAACATTTACTGCCATTCCATTTTATGCGCCTGGTAATCGAGGTAGTTTTCCCTATAAAGTCTGGCTACCGAAACACTAAATTTGGGTAGTTAAATCGTCATGATTTAGTGTCCGAAAAACGGTGCCAACTCCTGTTGGCATCGTTTTTTTTTTAGTGTGGCACTTTTGTTGCCTTTGGTAAGATCAATATCAATTAACAGGCTAAATGCGTTAATAATCACCATCTGACAGTTCAGACGGAACCAGTCAAAAAAGGCCAATACATAGGCTTTTCATTATATTTTCATTAATTATTTAATTTTATCATTAAATAATTAAACATTTGTTCTTTTTTACCAATACAATGTAGTATGGGTGCTATAGTAAAATTATCGACAAAGAACGTGATCGATCTTTGGTTTGCCGAGGACACACCAATTCGACAATACAAAATCAGAATGAATCCGAACCTGTGGGCTATGTGCGAGCGGGTCAGTCAAGACTTTAAGGCGCCTTCTGGCAGGCAGTCTCCAAGTCAATACCGTAAGTCGGATAAAGTAGCTTTCGCTAAGCTTGTTCTGGAAAAGTTTTCTGAGGAAGAATCCGTTGCGGACAAGGATTTATATGAGTTAGCGTACTAAGTTCTTATGGGGACTTAGGGGCCAATCGTACACGAACAGAACACGAATCAAGTTGGGCAGTAACTCGATCTGGTTCGTTGCCAATAAAGCTAATTACTAAAAAACCCAGCCATTCAATGGCTGGGCTTAAGCATTTATGGGTTAGCTCGTAGATGATATACTTAAGACGAGCCACCCATAAAAAGTAACTAATAACTAAAGTCGAGTTAGTCTACGGTCAACATTTCTGCAAAGCAATCAAGTGGTGTTTAAACAGGGTATTGCCATTCGCCCCGGTAGGCCCGACTTAACAGCTTATTTGCCTCCGGATCATTTGGAATCTGCTTACCATCCCATTCAACACTGCGGCCAAGTTTCAACGACAACATACCCAGAAGCGCCATATTCGTTGAGCGATGACCAATCTCAATGTCGCAGACCGGTAGTTTATTGCTTTTTATACTACTCAGGAAATTAGCCCATAGCAGCGCAATGTTCTGATCATCGGGTTTATCTAGTTGGGCATCCTGATGAATAACCGGCTTTTTCGGGTCTGACGGATAGAATGTCCAGCCATCGAGCCAACCCATATGGAAGGTTCCTTCGGTTCCGTAGAAATAAACCCCTACAGCTTGTTGTGGATGCGTTTTCTCTGCCATGTTGCCACCAAAGGTTCGGTGCTCCCAGACAGCTGTAAAGTCGTCATCAAACTCAAAGGTCGACACTTGGTGGTCAGGTGCGTCAGTACTGTCCTTTTTGATGGCCCGACCGCCTGTTGTGTAGACTTTTTTAGGATGATTTCGTTCGGTTACCCATAAAATCTGATCCATCCAGTGAATGCCCCAGTCGCCAAGGGTACCGTTGGCATAATCTAAGAAATTACGCCAGCTCCGTGGGTGCATGGCTGGATTATAAGCGCGGAGCGGAGCAGGGCCGCACCACATGTTCCAGTCTATTTCTTTAGGCGCTTCGGCATCAGGAGTTGGTTGGCCAGCTCCACCTGCATAATGCACAAATGCCCTTGCCATACCAATCTTCCCAACCTTTCCAGACTGAATAAACTCTCGACCCGACACATTGTGGGGCGACACGCGTCGGTGCATACCCACCTGACAAATTTTTCCCGTTTCCCGTGCTGTTCGTACCATCGCCTTTCCTTCATTGATGGTATGGCTAATGGGCTTTTCGACATACACGTGTGCGCCCGCCTTCATGGCCGCAATGGCAATAAGTGGGTGCCAGTGATCGGGAGTGGCCACGATTACAATTTCGGGCTTTTCTGCAATCAGCATTTCGCGATAATCGCGGTAGAGCTTGGGCTTATCAGACGTTAGCTTACTTAGTGCATCGCTGGTTTTCTGAAGCTGGCGTGTATCCACATCGCAAAGTGCAACGATTTTCGACTCACCCGCCTGTACAGCATTCAGCAGAATATTACCACCCCACCAGCCTGTTCCTACCAACGCCGTGCGGTATTTTTTAGCTGGCTGACGTGTAATGAACGCTCGAACCTGAACGGGATCGGTAATGAGTGAAGCCCCGGCCAGAGCGGATGTTTTCAGAAAATCGGTACGGTTCATCGGAAAATCAAGGTTTGCGGTTATTACGTTGACAAGCCAAAGAATGGCTTTATACCATTCTAAAGTTGCCCGAACGCATTTTTTACCGTCAACTTGCCCGAACAACCAATAATGAACGCAGTTGCCAGTAATCTACACCTACTTTCCTACCTTCGCCTGCCCGAGTACACGAAGCAGGTTGCCGCCCCAGATTTTCGCAATATCGGCTTCTGTATAGTTTCGACGAACGAGTTCGACGGTTAGATTTTCGATCTGGCTGACGTCTTCAAGGCCATTTACACCCCCTCCGCCATCAAAATCAGATCCGATCCCTACGTGGTTGATTCCCACAAGTTTAACGATGTGATCAATATGGTCGGCAATGTCGGATAAGTTAGCCCGTTCCGACGCATAGGTCTTGGCCACAGAATCGCTCATAGCGGTCATTCTAGCTTCCATTTCGGGTGTCGATACTTTACCGACCTGAGCCATCCGAATTTTGGTTTTCGCTGCCCGGTGTGCATCGGATGGCTTTTTAAGGTAATCGCTCACAAAGTTCACCTGTACTACCCCCCCCTTTGGCCGCAATCGCTTTAATCATATCGTCGGTCATATTTCTGGGAAAATCGCATATCGCCCGGCAATTAGAGTGCGAAGCGATAACCGGAGCTTTGGAGAGCGCCAGGGCATCGTAAAATGTACTGTCGGCCACGTGCGATACATCGATTAAAATACCAAGTCGATTCATTTCTGGCACCACCAGTTTCCCGAAATCACTTAGCCCCCCATACATAGGGCCATCAGGATCGGTCGATGAGTCGCCAATCAGGTTATTCGCGAAGTGCGTCAAGGTCATGTATCGGCATCCCAGGTCATAATAGGTTTTAAGCATGGCTAAATCCTTACCAACCGGATACCCATTTTCCATGCCGATAAACACAGCCCGCTTCCCTGCTTTCTTAATTCGATAGGCATCGGCTGGTGTAGTGGCCAGCTCGGCCAGATCAGGGTATTTTTTGAGAGCTTTATGAATCAGATCAAATTGATTTAAGGCATTCCGTTTTGCTTCGGCATGACCTTCATCAGTACGCGGACCTTGTGAGGTATAGACCGCGAAAAACATAGCGTCCATTCCTCCCTGCTTCATTCGGGGGAAATCAATCTGCGAACCGTCGCGTTTGGTATCGTGGGCAACACCTACATCAAAGCCGGGCTTCTGCATCATAATTGGTGCATCGGCATGGGTATCCAGCGCTAATACCTTTTGATGGATTTTATGTGCTTTTTTCACAATTGGATCGTCATCAACAGCGGGATGAGTTACCAATGAATTCAGTGTCAGGAAGGTTAAGAAAAAAAGAGGAGACATAGTAGGCCAAGTTGTATATGAGAAAATAGCATTGAGTCTAAACTACACATTGCCCACCGAAATGACAAACTTTCGCCAGAAACCTACAGATATGGCATTACCTTTGTATAATTAATTTAGAATGATTGAGTGATTGAATGATCGAATAGCTGACGCAAATTTTATTCACCGCGTCGGCGGCCCGGTCATTCAATAACTCAATCATTCAATCATTTACTATGGCAGTCGTTCCTTACAAAGATAAAGACACCTCCAAGCGCGAACAGGTCGCCGAAATGTTCGATAGTATTTCACCTAAATATGACTTGTTGAATCATGTTTTGAGTGGCGGCATTGACATTCTCTGGCGTAAACGAGCCATACGCGAGCTGCGCAAAGCCGCAGCCAAGCCCCCTAAACGGATTCTGGATATTGCCACCGGCACCGGCGATTTTGCCCTGGAAGCTTTAGCACTTAAACCAGAAAAAATCGTGGGGATGGACATTTCGGAAGGCATGCTATCCGTTGGGCGCGACAAAATGAAAAAGCGGGGTGTTGATCAGATCATTGAAATGCGTATGGGCGATTCAGAAGGTTTACCCTTGCCAGACAATGATTTCGATGCTGTCATCGTTGCATTTGGTGTGCGCAACTTCGAAACATTGCTTAAAGGCTTAACCGACATGTATCGCGTAACGCGTCCGGGCGGTGTATGCCTGGTACTGGAGTTTTCGAATCCACGCCAATTTCCGTTTAAACAACTGTACAGTTTTTACTCCCGAACCATTCTCCCGCTCATCGGGCGCGTAGTCAGTAAAGATGCATCGGCCTATACCTACCTGCCCGAATCTGTGCAGGCTTTCCCCGATGGTCCCGATTTTCTGCGTATTTACGAAAAAGCAGGTTTTACAAACACTAAATGGATACCGCTCACCTTCGGCGTTGCGTCAATTTACATAGGCCACAAACTGGCTTAGGGCCGCTCAATCGTTGCATTCGATTATCGGCACGGTTTAGCGTTGTTTTGCTCATTGGTATACTGGGGTATCATCAGGCAAACGGACAGTCGTACAAATACGTCCGGAAGCACCTCGAACGTTACGACGACAAAACAATTCATTACGGGTTTTTCTTTGCGGCTCCTGTCACACGGTTCAGTGTTGGCTATAGTCCAACATTTTTATCGGCCGATTCGGCTTATCGCATTTATTCGCCCAATAAGCCTGCTTTTCGGGTTGGTTTATCGATCAATGCCTATCTGAACGATCGTTTCGATTTACGATTGATCCCTTCGGTATCGCTTTTCAGTCGGGAAGTACATTACGACTACCCAGGCGGAACGTCAAAAACCGAAACGCGCGAATCAACCTGGATTGATTTCCCCCTTTTGCTCAAGTACAAATCCGAGCGACGGAACAATACGCGCATGTATTTGCTGGCGGGTGGTACGTTCAGCATTGAAAGTAATGTGCGTCGGAAGGAGCTTCAGGGGGCCAGTAAGCTTAGTACGGGTACAATGGACTTTGCCATCGAGTATGGTATTGGTCTGGAGCAATATTTCGAGTTCTTTAAATTCGCTCCCGAATTGCGCTTTTCTCACGGTCTTGTCAATCTTTACAACCCAAGCACGAACTCGGCGGGCATTGGGATCAACAAGCTGACAAGCCATTCGGTAACGTTATATTTAAATTTCGAGTAAATACCTATTGGCTATCAGAGGCTTACAAAAAAGTTGATTTTTTTTTAGCCAAATGCTTGCAAAATGCTCTTTTAGCCTTTTATATTTGCACTCCCAAACGCAACGAAGCAGGGACAAAAAAAAGGGAGTTTAGCTCAGCTGGTTCAGAGCATCTGCCTTACAAGCAGAGGGTCGGCGGTTCGAACCCGTCAACTCCCACAAAAAGCAAAAAAACCTTCAAAACGGTAAGTTTTGAAGGTTTTTTTGCTTTACAGACTTACTTACATTAGCTTATTGAATATTTGTATGTAAGTAAAATTATGACAGAAGAAAAGAGCTGGTTAGGGGAATGGAGTTTTGAAGTAGAAGGCATTGGTGAGCTAAAATTGTTAGGCACGCTTTCCTATTCACCTAAGGAAAAGTTTGTCTTAGAAGCATCAATGGAGTCCGTTTCTTATGACGTTATATTTAATTTACAGAGAATCAATAAAATAAGCTATATAGTTGGTCTAGATTATAAAACGCAAAAAAACATAACACTTTTAGATAGCATATTAACCGGTAATCACTGGTCGTCAAGCGGAGGTAACTCATTTAAAATAAATCCTACGCTTGTAATTGAGGGTTTCTACTATGACAGCACAAATGAATTACTGTTTAATTCTATGTCCGTAAAATATAGTGGGTTAAATCAATGGCTTCGAATATTAAGTGAAATTAACACCAATATTGACGATGACGATACACTTACTTTAACATATAAGCGCAGTAAAGATATTGATTGTCAAATAGATGAATATTTAGATTTATCTATTCGTTTTGATTATTCAACTAAACAAGAAAGCAGTAATGAAACTGGCTTCTTTCTCACAGAAAATATAAGTACAGTTTTTAAATCGACACAAGGCGAGCTTAATCTTGAAATATTTAGTCGATATAGTGAACATTTACGAAGATTCTTACAAATTCTATATTATCAACCTGCATTTATATTAAACAGCACCATTGAAAAAAATAATCCTAGTGAAACCCATTCATTGTATTATGATCAAGTTCATAAACGATTTTTCAATAACTACTCTGCTCACCTAGGCTATTTATCTCATTACCGAGAGTTGATTAATTTTCCTGATATACTAGCAAAATGGTTTGCTTATAGAAAGTCAGATGATTACACATATATTACATGGGTTGCCTCCAAACATCTATTTATTAATACACCCTTTTCGGAAGAAGTATTTCTAGAAAATGTCAGAGTTTTGGAAGTATACCATAAAGCTAGGTATCCCAAAAGCAGTAAGCGCCAAGAAAAAAATACACATCTAAAAGAAAGGCTCATTGAATTACTGAATATATTAAAAACGATAGTAGGCCAAGTAGACTACGATACATTCATAAACGACGAAAATGACTTCATAGAAGTCGTAATGGATAATAGGAATTATTTAACTCACTATGGTGAGAATTCGACAACCTCAACGAATATCTTGACTGTACCACAATTGTATAAATATGCAGTCAAATCAAGGATAGTACTCTTGTCGCTTCTTCTGCATGATATTGGTATAGATGCCAAAAAGACTTTTGGAAATCTAACTGCTCGACATATGTAGTCAGAAAGCCACCCAAAAGCCTACCCCAAATTCCCCGAAAGCCTGCCTAAAGCCTCCTTAAAGCCATCCAAAAGCCTAAATGCTATATATCTGACAAGTTCTCAAAAAGTCCTCGAAAAGATCTACCCAAAATAGGCTAGTCTTGCCCAAAGTCCTCGAAAAGTCCTCAGAAAGTCCTAGCCAAAGTCCTCAAAAAGTCCTGCCCTTAGTCATATAATCATTGAAGTCTTTGAAGCCGTTATAGGTCTTTGAGAAGTCAATGACATTGATTGATGACGACTTGATTTTGGCAAGTGCTTTACGGCCCGGTTCATCTGTGTCCAGAAAGGCACTCACCTTGCCAAACCGTTGCAGGTCTGGTAAAATCTTAGGTAGATTCGTTATTGAGTTTAGAGAGTAGTGCTGAAATCATTAGAAGCTTACTGACGCCCTACCATTAACTAAAGTAGCCTACTATTTTAACGGATTGAAAGAGTCGACTGATAAAGGAGCAGAAAGAATATGTACTTTCAATAGTCTATTCTGCCTGAACCTTTTCTACAATGGCCTCTACCGAAAATCGTCCTTTTTACCTCGGTCTGTGTATGGCTGGGGCAATCTCTGCCGGAGCCTATACCGCCGGAGTCATGGATTACCTCATAGAAGCGCTCGACCGTTGGGAACAGGCCCGAAATTCAAAAGTTCATGACCCGCGCATCCCCAAACATCGGGTTATACTAGATAGCATGACCGGGGCTTCGGCAGGAGGAATGACAGCAGCCATTGCGGCAGCTGCCCTCCACGATCACATTGATCCTGTAAACCAGAAAAATGGAGGCTACCTGAACTTTAAAGGGAAGAATAAGCTCTATCAGGCCTGGGTTGACCTGTTGGCCGATGAGATGTTACCCATCATGCTCGATGACGACGATCTGCCTGAACATGGAGCTGCTTCGGTACTGAACTCTAACTTCATCGACCAGATCGCGCAGGATATGCTTGAGGTTAAAGAGCCGTTTCCACCCCGGACGTACGTTGCTGAAAACCTGGAAATATGCATATCTATGAGTAATCTGACTGGGTTTCAGGAGGTCATTAAGTTCGACAATGATTCCGAAACACACCGGACTATCTCCGACCCCGAACATGAAGTTGATGGCCGGTATATTAGTCTTAATCACCGGGATTTCGGTCACTTTATTGTTAGTAAACAGGAGAATAAAGATGGCATCATACCCATTCAATTCGGCGATGAATCGAACGATGGATTACGAACCTTACGAGACTGTGCTATGGCTACCGGAGCATTTCCGATTGGATTACGATGGCGGCCCGTTTACCGGGAAGGAAAGTATTTACGACTGAATCGATTTATAAACTATCGAGCCCCTAAAGCTATTTTCGGCCTGGAAGATGACAAAGTGTATGCCAGTGTTAACGTAGATGGCGGACTCCTGAACAACGAACCTTTTGAGATAGCTCAGGATATTCTGGAATTTCGTAATCGGGAAAAGAAAACCGACCCCAAAACAGCAGAGGTCGAATGGAAATACATCCAGCAGGAACCTGAAGTGAATAAGGAGAGGTATGCCTGGGAAGTGAATAACTTGACCGGCGCTTCTGTTCTGATGATTGAACCATTTCCGACGGTGGAGAATGCCCCACAAATTAAGCCAGAACGGAGGATACTGCTAAAAACCCTAATCGGGCAGATTTATTCGACTATGCGAACTCAGCTTCGATTTAAGCAGGAGAATTTACAGCAGGCGGTTAACCAGAATCTGATTAGTAAGTATATAATAGCGCCCACTCGAATAGATGGGAAACGGAAAATTGTTGGCTCATTGGCTATTGCCTGTGGCTCACTGGGTGGCTTTGGCGGGTTTCTGACCAAGCAGTATCGAACTCACGATTTTCAGTTGGGACGGCTCAACTGCCAGAAATTCCTTCGGGAACATTTTCGGATTGATGCCGACACCGATAACCTGATCTTCGTAGCAGGTTACAGCGATCCAGCAGCCCGGAAAACATTTGCGTTTGAGAGTCAGGGCAAGTGCTACCTGCCTATTATCCCAGATATTGACCCGGAACACCTTGAAAAAGCTGTTTCTGACGATCGTTCGAACCCAATTACTCCCTTAGACGAGCCTATTCCAGTTTATCCAGCCCGAACGGTAACGGAGCTACGTAAACTATTGGGACGTTCCCGCACCGCATTGAAGACCCGATTATTCGCCATCCTGAAAGCCAATGGTGCGTTTGCTAATCCCTGGATAGGGTTAGGGGTCCGATTATTCAAGTCGAAAATAATGGGAGCGCTGGCCGACCAGGTGGAAGAAATTGTGATTGAGGATTTATACGATCATGACCTGCTCAAAAAGAACATTATCCGGTTGACGAAGGAATTGCTGAAGAATCGTCCGGCTGTTGGAACGACCGATGCTGATTAAGCCGCCCGTGCGATATCTTAAACATTTTGACGCCTTCGCATTTGAACAGGGCCGTCTGAGCACTAGGCGCCATAGTTAAGTAGACCAGCTCATCCATCATCCTTTCAAGGTCCATTGTGGCTTCATTGGGCGTTTCCAGGTGGACTATGAAGCCAAAATGCATTCTATTCTTATTGCTACCTTTCCATTTTTTCGCGGACATCGTTCAGCGAATAGCTACTCCCTGGCGACTATACTTACCGACTAAACGGTGAACCCTGATGTTTAGTCGTCAATGATATGCAGGCGGAGAGTCTGGTACTACCCAGAAACCCACTGCTGATAGGCTCGGTTATTGATGGTAGTGAATTCGGCATCCATTGAATTTTCGATAACTTCAAGTGACCTATAGTCGCAAGAGTAAACAGAATTTTATGTCGAGAGTAAATTATTGAGTTTGCCTATCTGTAAGGTGTACATCATCAAGGAAAAGTGATAAAGAAGTATATCCACTTCCATAAGCAGGAATCTGCCCGTAACGATCAAGCTGGATACAATTAATGGTTACTTAATTAAATAGCTCGAAATGAGAC
Proteins encoded in this region:
- a CDS encoding Gfo/Idh/MocA family protein, encoding MNRTDFLKTSALAGASLITDPVQVRAFITRQPAKKYRTALVGTGWWGGNILLNAVQAGESKIVALCDVDTRQLQKTSDALSKLTSDKPKLYRDYREMLIAEKPEIVIVATPDHWHPLIAIAAMKAGAHVYVEKPISHTINEGKAMVRTARETGKICQVGMHRRVSPHNVSGREFIQSGKVGKIGMARAFVHYAGGAGQPTPDAEAPKEIDWNMWCGPAPLRAYNPAMHPRSWRNFLDYANGTLGDWGIHWMDQILWVTERNHPKKVYTTGGRAIKKDSTDAPDHQVSTFEFDDDFTAVWEHRTFGGNMAEKTHPQQAVGVYFYGTEGTFHMGWLDGWTFYPSDPKKPVIHQDAQLDKPDDQNIALLWANFLSSIKSNKLPVCDIEIGHRSTNMALLGMLSLKLGRSVEWDGKQIPNDPEANKLLSRAYRGEWQYPV
- the ubiE gene encoding bifunctional demethylmenaquinone methyltransferase/2-methoxy-6-polyprenyl-1,4-benzoquinol methylase UbiE; this translates as MAVVPYKDKDTSKREQVAEMFDSISPKYDLLNHVLSGGIDILWRKRAIRELRKAAAKPPKRILDIATGTGDFALEALALKPEKIVGMDISEGMLSVGRDKMKKRGVDQIIEMRMGDSEGLPLPDNDFDAVIVAFGVRNFETLLKGLTDMYRVTRPGGVCLVLEFSNPRQFPFKQLYSFYSRTILPLIGRVVSKDASAYTYLPESVQAFPDGPDFLRIYEKAGFTNTKWIPLTFGVASIYIGHKLA
- the porT gene encoding type IX secretion/gliding motility protein PorT/SprT; this translates as MDTAHLRRCVNLHRPQTGLGPLNRCIRLSARFSVVLLIGILGYHQANGQSYKYVRKHLERYDDKTIHYGFFFAAPVTRFSVGYSPTFLSADSAYRIYSPNKPAFRVGLSINAYLNDRFDLRLIPSVSLFSREVHYDYPGGTSKTETRESTWIDFPLLLKYKSERRNNTRMYLLAGGTFSIESNVRRKELQGASKLSTGTMDFAIEYGIGLEQYFEFFKFAPELRFSHGLVNLYNPSTNSAGIGINKLTSHSVTLYLNFE
- a CDS encoding ApeA N-terminal domain 1-containing protein, with the protein product MTEEKSWLGEWSFEVEGIGELKLLGTLSYSPKEKFVLEASMESVSYDVIFNLQRINKISYIVGLDYKTQKNITLLDSILTGNHWSSSGGNSFKINPTLVIEGFYYDSTNELLFNSMSVKYSGLNQWLRILSEINTNIDDDDTLTLTYKRSKDIDCQIDEYLDLSIRFDYSTKQESSNETGFFLTENISTVFKSTQGELNLEIFSRYSEHLRRFLQILYYQPAFILNSTIEKNNPSETHSLYYDQVHKRFFNNYSAHLGYLSHYRELINFPDILAKWFAYRKSDDYTYITWVASKHLFINTPFSEEVFLENVRVLEVYHKARYPKSSKRQEKNTHLKERLIELLNILKTIVGQVDYDTFINDENDFIEVVMDNRNYLTHYGENSTTSTNILTVPQLYKYAVKSRIVLLSLLLHDIGIDAKKTFGNLTARHM
- a CDS encoding patatin-like phospholipase family protein — translated: MASTENRPFYLGLCMAGAISAGAYTAGVMDYLIEALDRWEQARNSKVHDPRIPKHRVILDSMTGASAGGMTAAIAAAALHDHIDPVNQKNGGYLNFKGKNKLYQAWVDLLADEMLPIMLDDDDLPEHGAASVLNSNFIDQIAQDMLEVKEPFPPRTYVAENLEICISMSNLTGFQEVIKFDNDSETHRTISDPEHEVDGRYISLNHRDFGHFIVSKQENKDGIIPIQFGDESNDGLRTLRDCAMATGAFPIGLRWRPVYREGKYLRLNRFINYRAPKAIFGLEDDKVYASVNVDGGLLNNEPFEIAQDILEFRNREKKTDPKTAEVEWKYIQQEPEVNKERYAWEVNNLTGASVLMIEPFPTVENAPQIKPERRILLKTLIGQIYSTMRTQLRFKQENLQQAVNQNLISKYIIAPTRIDGKRKIVGSLAIACGSLGGFGGFLTKQYRTHDFQLGRLNCQKFLREHFRIDADTDNLIFVAGYSDPAARKTFAFESQGKCYLPIIPDIDPEHLEKAVSDDRSNPITPLDEPIPVYPARTVTELRKLLGRSRTALKTRLFAILKANGAFANPWIGLGVRLFKSKIMGALADQVEEIVIEDLYDHDLLKKNIIRLTKELLKNRPAVGTTDAD